The following are from one region of the Alkalimarinus sediminis genome:
- a CDS encoding microcin C ABC transporter permease YejB gives MSVYILRRILLMIPTLFGIMLLNFIIIQAAPGGPVEQTLAKLQGLDSSVQNRMGDSMSVEVSSSSSENSQYRGAQGLDPELVQEIEKLYGFDKPAHERFWLMIKSYIFFDFGDSFFRDQSVVDLVVEKMPVSISIGLWSTLIIYLISIPLGIKKAVHDGSRFDVWTSSLIIVGYAIPGFLFAVLLIVLFAGGTYLDWFPLRGLVSNNFDELSLFGKITDYFWHLVLPITANVIGGFATLALLTKNSFLDEIRKQYVITARAKGLEENKILYGHVFRNAMLIVIAGMPGLLMALFFSGSLLIEVIFSLDGLGLLGFESALNRDYPVMFGTLYIFTLMGLFLKLLSDITYVLVDPRIDFESREG, from the coding sequence ATGTCTGTCTATATATTACGGCGCATACTACTCATGATCCCAACTCTTTTTGGGATCATGCTTTTAAATTTTATCATTATCCAGGCAGCACCCGGCGGGCCTGTTGAACAAACGTTAGCTAAACTACAGGGGCTAGATTCTAGCGTTCAAAACCGTATGGGCGACAGCATGTCGGTGGAGGTTTCCTCCTCTAGCAGTGAGAACTCCCAATATAGAGGCGCTCAAGGCCTAGACCCTGAACTAGTTCAGGAGATCGAGAAATTATACGGGTTTGATAAGCCGGCCCATGAGCGGTTTTGGTTAATGATAAAGAGTTATATCTTTTTTGATTTTGGTGATAGTTTTTTCAGAGACCAGTCTGTCGTAGATTTGGTGGTTGAAAAAATGCCAGTCTCTATCTCTATTGGTTTATGGTCTACATTGATTATTTACCTGATATCAATACCCTTGGGTATCAAGAAAGCCGTCCATGACGGGTCAAGGTTTGATGTCTGGACGAGCAGTCTTATTATCGTTGGTTATGCCATCCCGGGGTTTCTATTCGCAGTACTTCTAATCGTGCTATTCGCTGGCGGAACCTATCTTGATTGGTTTCCTCTACGAGGGCTAGTATCAAACAATTTTGACGAGTTATCGCTTTTTGGCAAGATCACAGACTACTTTTGGCATTTAGTGTTGCCTATTACTGCAAATGTTATCGGTGGGTTTGCTACCTTAGCACTGTTAACTAAAAACTCATTCCTTGATGAAATCAGAAAGCAGTATGTGATCACCGCAAGAGCGAAGGGGCTCGAAGAGAATAAAATACTGTATGGCCATGTATTCAGAAATGCGATGTTAATCGTTATTGCCGGTATGCCAGGCCTTCTGATGGCACTATTTTTCTCAGGCTCACTGCTTATTGAAGTAATATTCTCATTAGATGGGCTAGGTTTACTGGGTTTTGAGTCAGCCCTTAACCGCGACTACCCTGTAATGTT
- a CDS encoding extracellular solute-binding protein, giving the protein MTLSLAATAQQNSPDGVQPTTPKHGVAMHGDVKYGADFEHFDYVNPQAPKGGTVRRSVISNSYDSFHPFVLKGVAAAGVRHYLYDTLTVQSEDEAFSQYGLIAEKIEMPEDRSWVIFHINPKARFQDNHPITAEDVIFTFNNLIEHGAPFYKAYYGDVSEVSQITEYQIRFDFKNNKNRELPLILGQLPVLPKHYWETRDFSKSTLDKPLGSGPYKIKSYNTGRSISYERVTDYWAKDLPVNKGQYNFDEIIFEYYGDQTIALEAFRAGQYDFIVENTAKNWATAYSGDKFDKGLIIKEAVEHKQPVGMQGFIFNTRRDIFKDPKVREALSYAFDFEWTNKQLFFGQYKRTNSFFENSELASTGLPSNDELAILNTFKGQIPDSVFTTAYRAPSTDGSGNIRKNLRTALKLLKEAGWTIQNKKLVNSKTSQPFEFEILLYQKSFERIIHPFTKNLEKLGIDAKIRLVDTNQYIGRVREYDYDMFIMTLSQSNSPGNEQRDYWYSTNTNIPGTRNYIGVSDPVVDQLVDMIIAAPDRKSLVTRTKVLDRILLSKHLVIPQWHLPKQRIAYWKRLRHPEVFPKSGVNFDTWWVNDK; this is encoded by the coding sequence ATGACGCTATCACTGGCTGCTACAGCGCAACAGAACTCACCAGACGGCGTACAACCTACAACGCCTAAACATGGTGTTGCCATGCATGGGGATGTTAAATATGGTGCAGACTTCGAACATTTCGATTACGTAAACCCTCAAGCGCCTAAAGGGGGTACGGTAAGGCGTAGCGTTATCTCAAATAGTTATGATAGTTTCCACCCGTTCGTATTGAAGGGGGTAGCCGCTGCAGGCGTCAGACACTATTTGTACGATACCTTAACGGTCCAGTCGGAAGATGAAGCATTCAGCCAGTATGGTCTCATTGCAGAGAAAATAGAGATGCCTGAAGACAGAAGTTGGGTTATTTTTCATATCAATCCCAAGGCGCGTTTTCAAGACAACCACCCCATTACCGCTGAAGATGTTATATTTACCTTCAACAACCTGATTGAACATGGCGCACCTTTCTATAAGGCTTATTACGGTGATGTATCAGAAGTATCTCAGATAACTGAATACCAGATACGCTTCGATTTCAAAAACAACAAAAATCGTGAACTTCCATTAATTCTCGGTCAACTCCCTGTTCTACCAAAACACTATTGGGAAACCCGTGACTTTTCAAAGTCTACACTCGATAAGCCGCTAGGCAGCGGACCATACAAAATTAAGTCATACAACACAGGCCGTTCTATTAGCTACGAGCGTGTCACCGATTATTGGGCAAAAGACCTCCCTGTTAATAAAGGGCAATACAACTTCGACGAGATTATTTTCGAATACTACGGTGACCAAACCATCGCATTAGAGGCATTTCGTGCAGGACAATATGACTTCATTGTTGAAAACACAGCCAAAAACTGGGCAACCGCATACAGTGGCGATAAGTTCGATAAAGGGCTGATTATTAAAGAAGCAGTAGAGCATAAGCAGCCCGTTGGTATGCAAGGGTTCATCTTTAATACCAGAAGAGACATTTTTAAAGACCCTAAAGTCCGTGAAGCATTAAGCTACGCATTCGATTTTGAGTGGACTAATAAACAACTCTTTTTTGGCCAGTACAAGCGCACTAATAGTTTTTTTGAGAACTCAGAATTAGCCTCCACAGGATTACCCAGTAATGACGAATTAGCCATACTCAACACCTTTAAAGGTCAAATTCCAGACAGTGTATTTACAACCGCGTATCGCGCCCCTTCTACTGACGGTTCAGGAAACATTCGTAAAAACCTGCGTACTGCATTAAAACTACTTAAAGAGGCTGGGTGGACCATACAAAACAAAAAGTTGGTCAATAGCAAGACATCTCAACCTTTCGAATTCGAAATTTTGCTCTATCAGAAAAGCTTCGAGCGTATTATTCACCCCTTTACAAAGAACCTTGAGAAGTTGGGTATTGATGCAAAAATCAGATTGGTTGATACCAACCAATATATCGGTCGGGTAAGAGAGTATGACTATGATATGTTCATTATGACCCTCTCTCAGTCAAACTCACCAGGGAACGAACAACGGGATTATTGGTACTCAACTAACACCAATATTCCAGGAACTCGAAACTATATTGGGGTTTCTGACCCGGTAGTAGATCAGTTAGTCGATATGATTATTGCCGCGCCTGATCGAAAAAGCCTAGTGACGCGCACAAAAGTGCTCGATAGAATACTTCTGTCTAAACACCTGGTAATACCTCAATGGCACCTTCCTAAACAGCGTATAGCCTACTGGAAGCGTTTGCGTCACCCCGAAGTATTTCCAAAGTCCGGTGTTAATTTTGATACCTGGTGGGTCAACGACAAATAG
- a CDS encoding extracellular solute-binding protein, protein MRDTTKPSATFFLWLITLTLTLFFSSSSLANVIAGTSDNIRTSHGFALYGDLKYPKDFTHLEYVNPNAEKGGNIRLMGFGTFDTLNPYTLRGISPINTPGQYIYGFSEETDSLLVGTQGVSRSGDEPQSAYGLIAESVTYPDDLSWSVFKIRANARFQDGHSIDADDVLFSWQTLLTKGHPQFRQSLKSIKDVVVIDSLTVKVIFTHPHAGADLLRFGELPILPKHYWQDKDFTKTTLTPPVISGPYRVKSVSPGKSITFERNTDYWAKDLGINKGRYNFDTVQFDYYRDQTIAFEAFKSGEFDTFIEYTAKNWAVAYDFPALENIQVVKEEIKHKIPSGTQGFFFNTRRPIFKSVKVRKAISLLFDFEWTNKNIFHSAYTRNTTYFPNSEFDASVAKPDTAELQLLDQYRDVLPEALYLRPFSPDGETAKQPTRKVASNQGSIRHKQRQALTLFKEEGWELKNGTLYHLETGQAFEFEILIRQASIKRVIEPFIANLKKTGIKATARLVDATQYKVRLDDFDFDMTTFVLSQSLSPSHEQREYFHSTTRNIKGSRNYAGVNHPAIDNLTDAIVRAKTRQELITATKALDRVLLWNHYIVPNWHLNYHRIAYWNKFNKPEQQPPYKLGFESWWIKPNQ, encoded by the coding sequence ATGCGCGATACAACAAAGCCTTCTGCTACATTTTTTTTGTGGTTAATCACCCTAACTCTAACGTTGTTTTTTTCTTCATCTTCCCTTGCGAACGTCATCGCAGGCACGAGTGATAATATTCGCACCAGTCACGGATTTGCGCTTTACGGGGACTTAAAATACCCCAAAGACTTTACCCACCTTGAATATGTAAACCCGAACGCCGAAAAAGGTGGCAACATTCGATTAATGGGGTTTGGCACATTCGATACGTTGAACCCTTACACATTGCGTGGCATCAGCCCCATTAACACCCCAGGCCAGTATATTTATGGTTTTTCAGAGGAGACTGACTCTTTACTTGTAGGTACTCAAGGGGTTTCTAGATCAGGAGATGAGCCACAATCCGCCTATGGCTTAATTGCTGAGTCGGTAACCTATCCAGATGATTTAAGTTGGTCTGTATTTAAGATACGAGCGAACGCGCGCTTTCAGGACGGTCACTCAATAGATGCAGATGATGTACTGTTCTCATGGCAGACACTTCTAACAAAAGGTCATCCTCAGTTTCGTCAAAGTTTAAAGTCAATTAAAGATGTAGTTGTCATTGACTCACTAACCGTTAAAGTAATATTTACCCATCCCCATGCAGGGGCCGACCTATTGCGCTTCGGCGAACTACCGATATTGCCTAAACACTACTGGCAAGACAAAGACTTCACCAAAACGACACTCACACCGCCAGTTATCAGTGGCCCGTATAGAGTTAAGTCGGTGTCACCTGGTAAATCCATTACATTTGAACGTAACACCGATTACTGGGCTAAAGACCTAGGCATCAATAAGGGTCGCTACAATTTTGATACCGTACAATTCGACTATTATCGTGATCAAACAATCGCGTTTGAAGCCTTTAAAAGCGGTGAGTTTGATACATTTATAGAGTACACTGCCAAAAACTGGGCGGTGGCTTATGACTTCCCAGCGCTAGAGAATATTCAAGTCGTCAAAGAAGAGATCAAGCATAAAATCCCATCGGGTACTCAAGGTTTCTTTTTTAATACCCGAAGACCAATATTCAAATCAGTAAAAGTACGAAAAGCCATCAGTTTACTGTTCGACTTCGAGTGGACTAATAAAAATATCTTTCACAGTGCGTATACTCGCAATACGACATACTTCCCAAACTCAGAGTTTGACGCGTCAGTCGCAAAACCGGATACAGCAGAGCTACAACTGCTCGATCAGTATCGGGATGTCTTGCCAGAAGCGCTCTACCTGCGACCCTTTTCCCCCGATGGAGAAACGGCTAAACAGCCAACACGGAAAGTCGCCAGCAACCAAGGCAGTATTAGACACAAGCAAAGACAGGCGTTAACGCTATTTAAAGAAGAGGGATGGGAGCTTAAAAATGGAACGCTTTACCATCTAGAAACGGGACAAGCATTTGAATTCGAGATTTTGATCCGCCAAGCCAGTATAAAAAGAGTCATAGAACCATTTATTGCAAACTTGAAAAAAACCGGGATTAAAGCCACCGCCAGGTTAGTCGATGCTACGCAGTATAAAGTTAGATTAGATGATTTTGACTTTGATATGACCACCTTCGTCTTATCCCAGAGCCTTTCTCCTAGCCATGAACAACGAGAGTATTTTCACTCAACGACTCGTAACATAAAAGGCAGCCGAAATTACGCAGGTGTGAACCACCCCGCAATAGACAATTTAACTGACGCAATAGTTAGAGCAAAAACACGTCAAGAGCTTATAACAGCAACGAAAGCGCTAGATCGTGTGCTACTATGGAACCACTATATAGTCCCCAATTGGCATTTAAACTATCATCGCATTGCCTATTGGAACAAGTTTAATAAACCTGAACAGCAGCCACCTTACAAACTAGGTTTTGAGAGCTGGTGGATAAAGCCCAACCAGTAG
- a CDS encoding HDOD domain-containing protein — MEKKGLAAWIERLDGGEGVVLTSILTELNELTSSDETSANQLAEVILKDASLTTQILKVANTVHFNPTGSPITTVSRSILTIGFNTIKNICITIKVLETILQGKPSTRLFEIMADAIHAATQARNICVKMSADGKEEVFVATLLLHLAEMLVLSSGEPEVAELYEHYETCETDRDRDRAAEKVLGVSFKRLGIALVKNWRLGSVLQESLQPSSKMSRKADAVLIGEEVSQASKKGWDSAEMKALIKKISAFTNSGIKDVENLVREGANEAAEVAANYGSDVLVAMIPATRSVEAKNDQNKEEIGLLQPDPALQLQILQELTSMMMEGVDMNSLFQAILEGLHRGVGLERVCLAIFDKGRESLSAKYVLGEGTETWREKFKFNFVKSRSGFLFQLFSKGKPAWVGGGSDKELTAALTPDYIAVTGVREFMIAPIKANKKLVGFLYADLGESKRPLSETYFSGFKHFSAQINMSLAVIANKG; from the coding sequence GTGGAAAAAAAGGGGTTAGCTGCGTGGATAGAGCGCTTAGACGGTGGAGAGGGCGTAGTTTTAACTTCTATTCTTACCGAATTGAATGAATTAACCTCGTCAGATGAAACGTCTGCGAATCAGTTAGCAGAGGTTATCTTAAAAGATGCATCGTTAACCACACAGATATTAAAAGTTGCCAACACTGTTCACTTTAATCCTACGGGTAGCCCCATTACAACCGTTAGTCGATCTATATTGACTATCGGTTTCAATACCATCAAGAACATATGCATCACCATTAAGGTTCTTGAAACGATCTTACAAGGGAAGCCTTCAACTCGATTATTTGAAATCATGGCAGATGCCATTCATGCGGCCACTCAAGCGCGTAACATTTGCGTGAAGATGTCGGCAGATGGAAAAGAAGAGGTTTTTGTAGCTACTTTATTGCTCCACCTAGCAGAGATGTTGGTGTTGTCTAGTGGTGAGCCTGAAGTTGCAGAACTATATGAGCATTATGAAACTTGTGAGACAGATAGAGATCGCGACCGAGCGGCAGAAAAAGTATTAGGGGTAAGTTTTAAGCGGTTAGGCATAGCGTTGGTCAAAAACTGGCGTTTGGGCAGTGTTCTTCAGGAGTCGTTACAGCCTTCCTCTAAGATGTCTCGAAAAGCGGATGCAGTGTTAATTGGAGAGGAAGTTAGTCAGGCCTCTAAAAAAGGGTGGGATAGTGCTGAAATGAAAGCACTAATCAAGAAAATATCCGCCTTTACTAATAGTGGTATCAAAGATGTAGAAAACTTGGTTAGAGAAGGCGCTAATGAAGCGGCAGAAGTTGCTGCAAACTATGGTAGTGATGTTTTAGTCGCTATGATTCCAGCTACTCGCTCAGTTGAAGCGAAAAACGACCAGAACAAAGAAGAGATAGGACTGCTTCAGCCAGACCCTGCATTGCAACTACAAATATTGCAGGAGTTAACCAGTATGATGATGGAAGGGGTTGATATGAACTCTCTATTTCAGGCCATACTAGAGGGGTTGCACCGAGGTGTTGGTCTGGAGCGTGTATGCTTAGCGATATTTGATAAAGGTCGAGAGTCCTTGTCAGCTAAATATGTATTGGGTGAAGGAACAGAAACCTGGCGAGAAAAGTTCAAATTTAACTTTGTAAAAAGTCGTTCTGGTTTTCTGTTTCAACTGTTTAGTAAGGGAAAGCCCGCATGGGTAGGGGGCGGAAGTGATAAAGAGCTTACTGCGGCATTAACCCCAGACTATATAGCGGTAACGGGAGTAAGAGAGTTTATGATAGCGCCGATTAAAGCTAACAAAAAACTGGTTGGTTTTTTATATGCGGATCTGGGCGAAAGTAAGCGGCCTTTGAGTGAAACTTATTTCAGCGGCTTTAAGCACTTCTCCGCACAAATTAATATGAGTCTGGCTGTAATAGCAAATAAGGGGTAA
- a CDS encoding lytic transglycosylase, whose protein sequence is MFRISVFTVIIFLISACAHHPSSNNEDISDIDSQSTTEADTDSDSNSEDEGSFFSLFNLQESLFQSEEIVVTTETGSEETTEQENSEAHSGESYRNNCVDVDCSDITTEFAQKLAEAETTNPFKDITGNQDLWVRMRSGFALDLDIDNPRFNSQFNWYKKHQRYIDRTTARSSRYLYHIVQETEKRGMPLELALLPIVESAFDPFAYSHGRASGIWQFIPGTGKAFGLKQDWWYDGRRDIVASTDAALTYLQALANRFDGDWLLALAAYNSGGGTVSKAIRYNKKRGLDTDFWSLKLPKETRAYVPKLLAISKLIKEPEKHGITLQSLPNEPYFDIVKVGSQIDLAQAADMADITVEELYLLNPGFNRWATSPLGPHRLLIPTTNSDKFKTALAELPSSKRVSWQRYTVKSGDSLIRIANKFNTTPSVIRQTNNLRSNMIRQGQKLLIPVATKGNDYYAFSSDNRIEKKQNVAPRGKSTSKIEYTVRSGDTLWDISRKYNVGVRSLAKWNSMAPTDPLKPGKKLVIWTKAAPSTVTSRYTPPSRSNIRKVGYRVRKGDSLARIAGKFNVTVKQIVTWNNIDPNKYLKPGQKLKLHVDVTNGS, encoded by the coding sequence ATGTTTCGAATTTCAGTTTTTACAGTAATCATTTTTTTAATTTCTGCCTGCGCCCATCACCCCTCAAGTAACAACGAGGATATAAGCGACATCGACTCTCAATCAACCACAGAGGCCGACACAGATTCTGATTCAAACAGTGAAGATGAGGGCTCTTTTTTCTCATTGTTTAATCTTCAAGAGTCATTATTTCAATCTGAAGAGATAGTCGTCACCACTGAAACCGGCAGTGAGGAGACTACAGAGCAGGAAAACAGTGAAGCGCACAGTGGAGAGTCATATCGCAATAACTGCGTTGACGTAGATTGTAGCGACATTACAACCGAGTTTGCACAGAAGTTAGCAGAAGCGGAAACAACAAACCCTTTTAAAGACATCACTGGTAACCAAGATCTCTGGGTAAGAATGCGTAGTGGTTTTGCACTAGATCTAGATATAGACAACCCTCGCTTTAATTCTCAGTTTAATTGGTACAAAAAACACCAACGATACATAGATAGAACCACCGCTCGTTCGTCACGCTATCTTTATCATATTGTACAAGAGACCGAAAAAAGAGGTATGCCGCTTGAGCTAGCACTGTTACCCATTGTAGAGAGTGCCTTTGACCCTTTCGCATACTCTCATGGTAGAGCTTCCGGAATATGGCAGTTTATACCAGGAACAGGAAAAGCATTCGGACTAAAGCAAGACTGGTGGTATGACGGACGCAGAGACATTGTCGCGTCAACAGATGCTGCGCTAACCTATTTGCAAGCACTAGCCAACCGTTTTGATGGCGATTGGCTTTTAGCACTCGCCGCATACAACTCAGGCGGAGGCACTGTTTCAAAAGCCATACGGTATAATAAAAAACGCGGCCTTGATACCGACTTCTGGTCTTTGAAGCTACCCAAAGAAACAAGAGCCTATGTACCCAAGCTGCTAGCAATATCAAAGTTAATCAAAGAGCCAGAAAAACACGGTATTACCCTTCAATCACTACCCAATGAGCCATATTTTGATATTGTTAAAGTAGGCTCGCAGATCGACTTAGCTCAAGCGGCCGATATGGCAGACATTACAGTAGAAGAGCTTTATCTTCTAAACCCCGGTTTTAATCGCTGGGCTACGTCACCCCTAGGTCCTCACCGCCTATTGATACCAACAACCAATAGCGACAAATTCAAGACCGCCTTGGCTGAATTACCAAGTAGCAAAAGAGTTAGTTGGCAACGATATACGGTTAAATCAGGCGACTCATTAATCCGCATCGCTAATAAATTCAATACAACACCTTCGGTCATCAGGCAAACTAACAACTTACGGTCAAATATGATTCGTCAAGGGCAAAAATTGTTGATACCCGTCGCTACAAAAGGCAATGACTACTACGCATTTAGCTCTGACAACCGAATAGAAAAGAAACAAAATGTCGCGCCTAGAGGAAAGAGCACCTCAAAAATCGAGTATACCGTAAGGTCCGGCGACACCCTGTGGGATATCTCAAGAAAGTACAACGTTGGTGTTAGAAGCCTTGCTAAGTGGAACAGTATGGCGCCTACAGACCCCTTAAAGCCAGGCAAAAAACTAGTCATCTGGACGAAAGCCGCGCCTAGCACTGTTACTAGCAGATACACACCACCAAGCCGATCAAACATTCGAAAGGTTGGCTACCGAGTGAGGAAAGGCGACTCACTTGCAAGAATCGCGGGTAAGTTTAATGTCACCGTCAAGCAAATTGTCACCTGGAACAATATAGACCCTAATAAATACCTAAAACCAGGTCAAAAATTGAAGCTACATGTAGATGTGACAAACGGCTCGTAA
- the gloB gene encoding hydroxyacylglutathione hydrolase, with protein sequence MLSIYPIKAFQDNYIWCIQNNQSNDCVIVDPGDEKPVIDYITNNHLTLKAILITHHHYDHVDGVAPLLTYAEQLSGSKVDVFGPANNRIKAINKPLREGDHIALLGTEFMINEVPGHTLDHISYFSPQDPLHSAPWLFCGDTLFSAGCGRLFEGSPAQMLKSLKTLASYPPVTEVYCTHEYTLANLSFAQAVLPSDATIKDYTNACKIKRKSNQPTLPSTIATERHINPFLLCARDDLQSSVAQHAQTAVGDELDTFTHLRAWKDSF encoded by the coding sequence ATGCTCAGTATATATCCTATTAAAGCGTTTCAAGACAACTATATCTGGTGTATTCAGAATAATCAGTCAAACGATTGTGTCATTGTTGATCCTGGCGATGAAAAACCCGTTATCGATTACATCACCAACAACCATTTAACCCTCAAAGCGATATTGATCACTCATCATCACTACGATCATGTAGATGGGGTCGCTCCACTACTCACTTATGCTGAACAGCTATCAGGCAGCAAAGTCGATGTATTTGGCCCTGCTAACAATCGTATAAAGGCGATCAATAAACCATTAAGAGAGGGAGATCATATAGCACTTCTTGGTACAGAGTTTATGATTAACGAAGTACCTGGCCATACTCTAGACCATATCAGCTATTTTTCTCCACAAGACCCCCTCCACTCTGCACCTTGGCTTTTTTGCGGAGATACGCTGTTTTCTGCTGGTTGCGGTCGTTTGTTCGAAGGGAGTCCAGCTCAGATGCTCAAATCACTCAAAACCCTTGCCTCATATCCACCCGTTACTGAAGTATATTGCACACATGAGTACACCTTAGCCAACCTTAGCTTTGCACAAGCGGTTCTGCCTTCTGACGCGACAATCAAAGACTATACCAATGCCTGTAAAATCAAACGCAAATCAAATCAACCTACTTTACCTTCGACAATTGCGACAGAACGGCATATCAACCCATTTTTGCTTTGCGCCAGAGACGACTTGCAGAGCTCGGTCGCTCAACATGCTCAAACGGCTGTCGGTGATGAACTAGATACCTTTACACACTTGAGAGCATGGAAGGATTCATTCTAA
- a CDS encoding class I SAM-dependent methyltransferase: MGLMRNKIDHDDLNLQRSFETWFQSPLGRVLLSDQREKIDGVIGRMFGYHQLEMLVSHRFPMGNSSSLGHKIMMVPEWQADMPDNTLVAQPHELGLCHDSVDLAILHHTLDYTASPHQALREVSRVVKGSGHLLIIGFNPMSMWGVRKLLSRKKTAPWNGRFISGQRVEDWLNLLDFEISSAHYHFLRPPVENYGVLERFSFVDTLDKGKFPVGAYYMILAKKQVGCSISTRPTWKKANVIGLPIANRMKPMQTTKQPFTVTKVKE; the protein is encoded by the coding sequence ATGGGGTTAATGCGTAATAAAATTGATCACGACGATCTTAACCTTCAACGGAGTTTTGAAACATGGTTTCAGTCTCCATTAGGGCGGGTATTACTATCTGATCAACGAGAAAAAATAGATGGTGTGATCGGTAGAATGTTTGGTTATCATCAACTAGAAATGCTGGTGAGCCATAGGTTTCCAATGGGCAATTCCAGTAGTCTTGGCCATAAAATTATGATGGTGCCAGAGTGGCAGGCAGATATGCCTGATAACACGCTAGTTGCCCAACCCCACGAGTTAGGTTTGTGTCATGATAGTGTTGACCTAGCCATTTTGCATCATACTCTCGACTATACTGCTTCGCCTCACCAGGCATTGAGAGAGGTATCCCGTGTAGTCAAGGGGAGCGGCCACTTGCTTATCATAGGGTTTAACCCCATGAGTATGTGGGGCGTAAGAAAGTTGCTTTCGAGGAAAAAAACAGCCCCATGGAATGGGCGTTTCATATCAGGTCAGCGAGTAGAAGACTGGCTTAATCTGTTGGACTTTGAAATCAGCAGCGCTCACTACCATTTTCTGCGGCCTCCTGTGGAAAATTATGGTGTTTTAGAACGTTTTTCGTTTGTTGATACTCTCGATAAAGGTAAGTTTCCAGTAGGCGCTTATTACATGATCTTGGCGAAAAAGCAGGTGGGCTGTTCTATATCAACTCGTCCAACTTGGAAAAAAGCCAATGTTATCGGTCTCCCAATTGCTAACCGGATGAAACCGATGCAAACTACAAAGCAACCTTTCACGGTTACTAAAGTAAAAGAGTAA
- the rnhA gene encoding ribonuclease HI, which produces MSQTRDKVRIYTDGACKGNPGPGGWGSALKSGLHRKMLYGGELNTTNNRMELLAAIRALQFLDKPCEVDIYTDSQYVRKGITEWIHGWKKRNWMTASKTPVKNDDLWKALDFEVSRHNLTWHWVKGHSGHPGNELADALANKGVDAVLR; this is translated from the coding sequence ATGAGTCAAACTAGAGACAAGGTTAGGATATATACCGACGGAGCGTGTAAAGGTAACCCGGGGCCCGGTGGTTGGGGGTCAGCGTTAAAGAGTGGGCTTCATCGTAAAATGCTATATGGTGGTGAGCTTAATACGACCAACAATAGGATGGAACTATTAGCGGCCATTAGAGCTTTGCAATTTCTAGATAAACCATGTGAGGTAGATATCTATACCGACTCACAATATGTTCGCAAGGGTATTACAGAGTGGATTCATGGTTGGAAGAAAAGAAATTGGATGACCGCATCAAAAACACCGGTAAAAAATGATGACTTATGGAAGGCTCTTGATTTTGAAGTTAGTCGGCATAATCTAACTTGGCACTGGGTGAAAGGTCATAGTGGTCATCCAGGTAACGAATTGGCAGACGCCTTGGCGAACAAAGGCGTTGATGCTGTTCTTAGGTAG
- the dnaQ gene encoding DNA polymerase III subunit epsilon → MRQIVLDTETTGIEPSQGHRIIEIGCVELVDRKLTGNHYHQYINPEREIDSGAIEVHGITNEYLADKPLFKDIYAEFLAFIDGAELVIHNAPFDIGFINHEFALLHNGPGNVEQYCGVLDTLVMARKKHPGQRNSLDALCKRYGIDNSMRDLHGALLDSEILADVYLLMTGGQTMLSLGGEEGTEQVTGIQRLSPGRAPLQVIRASEDELAAHENRLDAIDKKAGSAIWRL, encoded by the coding sequence ATGAGACAGATCGTATTAGATACCGAAACAACAGGTATAGAACCGTCCCAAGGGCACCGTATTATCGAAATTGGTTGCGTTGAGTTAGTTGATCGTAAACTCACGGGTAATCACTATCATCAATATATTAATCCTGAGCGAGAAATTGATAGTGGCGCAATCGAAGTTCACGGTATTACCAACGAGTATCTAGCCGATAAACCGCTTTTTAAAGATATCTATGCTGAATTTTTAGCCTTTATCGATGGCGCTGAGTTAGTCATCCATAACGCACCATTTGATATTGGGTTTATTAACCACGAATTTGCTCTGCTACACAATGGGCCTGGGAATGTAGAGCAGTATTGCGGTGTGCTTGATACATTAGTCATGGCCAGAAAGAAGCACCCGGGTCAACGTAATAGTCTTGATGCGCTGTGTAAGCGTTACGGTATCGACAACAGTATGCGAGACCTTCACGGCGCATTACTCGATTCCGAGATACTGGCAGACGTCTACCTGTTAATGACGGGTGGGCAGACAATGCTTTCGCTAGGCGGTGAGGAGGGGACAGAGCAGGTAACTGGCATACAAAGGTTGTCACCTGGCCGAGCTCCGTTACAGGTTATCAGGGCATCAGAAGATGAACTCGCTGCCCATGAAAACCGTTTAGATGCCATAGATAAAAAGGCCGGCAGTGCAATTTGGCGTCTGTAG